From Calditrichota bacterium, one genomic window encodes:
- a CDS encoding flagellar hook-basal body complex protein, producing the protein MLKALQSGVSGLRNHQMKIDVLGNNIANVNTVGFKGGRIMFSEALNQTVKNATPGSGTGFINPVQVGLGMNTSSIENIFTQGGLENTGVITDLALEGEGFFMVKSGENNLYTRSGNFFFNSDGKLVNTKGLAVQGWQLNGSQTTGGLGVGNTEDIVIDSGLVSPAESTQNVYMNGNINAGNRTVAEIWQSPSAFANKAIATGTAGVPAFPMPIDGTNNELTINIQDNPTSTIAGDLTLTAGTYADLNALVAELNTQIAATANISTRVEAVNNGGTLEFHQLNGTSSTTISLSDGTNTALATIGYADGDSATASIADSTTALNNLLGVSTFSESLTNGDTIEISGTNPDGSVVTATFTYGAANDGTTLGELATIVESSFSGVTVTIDSGTLVVTDNVAGDSSTTVNLSNGSSNIGSVTFPGFTNTVPGNTGTATTSVLVYDSLGASHNLILEFTNTENANEWTWEATTTGDSSVASGGTGRVTFDENGNMTSFSHDGGVSQLTLNPGNGADQVDILLHAESSDEFSGLSQFDSVSTLNVREQDGKSTGALIGITIDRDGIISGSFSNGDISSMAKIAIAQFPNNIGLSDLGDGLYATSIASGDPQILNPDSDATSSIVSGALEMSNVDLADEFTELITAQRGFQANAKIITTADSILDEVIRLKR; encoded by the coding sequence ATGTTAAAGGCATTGCAATCTGGCGTTTCCGGATTAAGAAATCATCAAATGAAGATTGATGTATTAGGTAACAATATTGCAAACGTAAACACTGTTGGTTTTAAAGGCGGACGTATCATGTTTTCAGAAGCACTAAACCAAACTGTTAAGAATGCAACCCCAGGTTCAGGAACAGGTTTTATAAATCCTGTGCAGGTTGGATTGGGGATGAATACATCTTCAATAGAAAACATTTTTACGCAAGGTGGTTTGGAAAATACAGGTGTTATTACTGATTTAGCATTGGAAGGCGAAGGTTTTTTCATGGTGAAATCCGGTGAGAACAACCTTTATACGCGTTCAGGAAATTTTTTCTTTAACTCTGATGGCAAGCTTGTAAATACTAAAGGTCTTGCAGTTCAAGGTTGGCAATTAAATGGATCGCAAACAACTGGTGGATTGGGAGTAGGAAACACTGAAGATATAGTTATTGATTCAGGATTAGTATCTCCGGCTGAGTCAACTCAAAATGTTTACATGAATGGAAACATCAATGCGGGAAACAGGACTGTTGCTGAAATCTGGCAATCACCTAGTGCTTTTGCCAATAAAGCCATTGCAACCGGTACTGCCGGAGTACCAGCTTTCCCAATGCCAATAGATGGTACAAATAATGAATTGACAATAAATATTCAGGATAACCCAACCTCAACAATCGCTGGAGATCTTACATTGACAGCAGGAACTTATGCGGATTTGAATGCACTTGTGGCAGAGCTTAATACACAGATAGCGGCCACAGCGAATATCAGCACACGAGTTGAAGCCGTAAATAATGGTGGAACTTTAGAATTTCACCAATTAAATGGGACATCATCAACTACTATAAGCCTAAGTGATGGAACAAACACGGCTTTAGCAACAATCGGATATGCAGATGGTGATAGTGCAACAGCATCCATAGCAGATAGCACAACTGCTTTGAACAACTTGTTGGGAGTTAGTACTTTTTCTGAGTCCCTAACCAATGGCGATACTATTGAAATCTCGGGTACAAATCCTGATGGTTCTGTAGTAACTGCAACATTTACTTACGGAGCTGCAAATGATGGTACAACACTTGGTGAATTGGCAACAATAGTTGAAAGTAGCTTTAGTGGCGTAACTGTTACTATAGATTCAGGTACCCTGGTAGTAACAGATAATGTTGCTGGGGATAGCTCAACAACAGTAAACCTTTCCAATGGTTCAAGTAACATAGGTTCCGTAACATTCCCAGGTTTTACAAATACAGTTCCGGGAAATACTGGAACAGCCACAACATCTGTACTTGTTTATGATTCGTTGGGAGCAAGCCATAACCTGATTTTAGAATTTACCAATACAGAAAATGCCAATGAATGGACATGGGAGGCTACAACAACAGGCGATAGCAGTGTTGCAAGTGGCGGAACAGGCCGTGTTACATTTGACGAAAACGGGAATATGACATCATTCAGCCATGATGGCGGTGTAAGCCAATTGACTTTGAACCCAGGTAATGGAGCTGATCAGGTAGATATTTTATTGCATGCAGAAAGCTCAGATGAGTTTAGCGGCTTGTCCCAATTTGATTCGGTTTCGACACTTAATGTTCGTGAGCAGGATGGAAAATCAACAGGCGCATTGATTGGAATCACTATCGACCGTGATGGAATTATTTCAGGATCGTTCAGTAATGGTGACATTTCAAGTATGGCCAAAATTGCGATTGCACAATTTCCAAACAATATAGGCCTTAGTGACTTAGGTGACGGCTTATATGCAACGAGTATTGCATCAGGCGATCCACAAATATTAAATCCTGATAGCGATGCAACATCATCGATTGTTTCTGGTGCATTGGAAATGTCTAATGTTGATTTGGCTGATGAATTTACAGAGCTGATTACGGCGCAGAGAGGATTTCAGGCGAATGCGAAAATTATAACAACCGCCGATTCCATTCTTGACGAAGTAATTAGGTTAAAACGATAA
- a CDS encoding flagellar hook-length control protein FliK — translation MKNNNVSVASKKMMGLNTLVNKLGKSSSIGSGKGFAAFIDTLITNLKSAKSEKPLVNDRLATPALISKSNGLFGNTPSEKNTQLIFESDKSVEGINTHVSKEKKALLQIDNDVMAETSVASLLNSFEKINQLEIGKPAEKIKLVDNSTDNSETKIMARSTFKSFIKELKNNSLNNPTENKVVKKLLKEPVPVQKAVYSIIKEIAELSVKQTVISNVNVPDKSGLKNNETLIQKPKTAISLKNSKEFISDSKSAASKKIASNSKPLANEIAKNTPDTNSQKLKSLAVKNEASKVVNTAAAKQDNKIDVLKNLGVKNNSTPQNNENSKAEIKIKTAPAPVVNKNVILKNQSLQTAEILTKTSSENIDFDVEEKKETKFIYVGRKDNKNRVSVEVKNNQAIVTAHNINKKNLSKASGYIKSLVRNNFEKPGTTEAKNGYVKTILKEEQSAKTAVNENIKSDFLKKTVSNISKREELKVAAQRSVKSNIKNIHREKNEPKVIIKTEKVFTTKSVQQNLKTEANQQPLEISKTDNKPIVKEIIDFNVNKNLKVKFVFTDEVVKEVRKPKINQHQENKPDKTFSRNEPLKNFSLNELLRNNGFRGEFSKSVKSNPVKVTTGETTVVNDLNLTNPVKKNEKSRVNTHNDKRETNSFLKDDNSFENQVKPTKKIETNSVTKEISKNTFQTNFSSEPISGKPEKLQSINDENFNSNVTKKDSQNEVPLVRTVEEAIVSNNQAPKVTNAVFTKPVVQAKYISGIIQSYYDSSNQAFTQSQVVVDAGKMGSLDIRLNKDSGSQTILILVENDTIKTEMARILPHLAESLQSKGVPINSVNIDIGQSWNKNNKRNNNKNNSKQNLSQTMEGINDKDATINSKKYYGYNTMDITA, via the coding sequence ATGAAAAACAATAATGTTTCAGTAGCATCAAAAAAAATGATGGGTTTGAATACTTTGGTTAATAAACTCGGAAAATCTTCTTCAATTGGTTCCGGGAAAGGATTTGCTGCATTTATTGATACACTAATCACAAATCTGAAATCCGCCAAATCTGAAAAACCTTTAGTGAATGATCGGCTGGCAACACCTGCATTAATCTCAAAAAGTAATGGACTTTTTGGCAATACACCATCAGAAAAAAATACGCAGTTAATCTTTGAATCTGACAAATCTGTTGAAGGAATAAATACGCATGTTTCTAAAGAAAAGAAAGCACTACTTCAAATAGACAACGATGTTATGGCAGAAACGTCAGTTGCTTCATTGTTAAACAGTTTTGAAAAAATCAATCAACTTGAAATTGGTAAGCCAGCTGAAAAAATAAAATTAGTGGATAATTCTACTGATAATTCTGAAACCAAAATTATGGCCAGGTCCACTTTCAAATCTTTTATAAAAGAATTAAAAAACAATTCACTAAACAACCCTACAGAAAATAAAGTTGTAAAAAAATTATTGAAAGAGCCGGTGCCGGTTCAGAAAGCTGTCTATTCAATTATAAAGGAAATTGCAGAATTATCTGTTAAACAAACTGTCATATCAAATGTGAATGTTCCTGATAAATCAGGTTTAAAAAATAACGAAACGTTGATTCAGAAACCTAAAACCGCGATAAGTTTGAAAAATAGCAAAGAATTTATCTCAGACAGTAAGAGTGCAGCTTCTAAAAAAATAGCATCCAATAGCAAACCACTTGCAAATGAAATAGCCAAAAACACTCCGGATACTAATAGCCAAAAGCTTAAAAGTTTAGCTGTGAAAAATGAAGCTTCAAAAGTAGTGAATACAGCTGCGGCGAAACAGGATAATAAAATTGATGTGCTTAAAAATTTAGGGGTAAAAAATAACAGTACACCACAAAATAATGAGAATTCAAAAGCGGAAATAAAAATCAAAACCGCACCTGCACCTGTAGTAAATAAAAATGTAATTTTAAAAAACCAAAGTCTACAAACCGCTGAAATATTGACAAAAACATCAAGTGAAAATATTGACTTTGATGTTGAAGAAAAAAAAGAAACAAAGTTTATTTATGTCGGCAGAAAGGATAACAAAAACCGTGTTTCTGTAGAAGTTAAAAACAACCAGGCCATTGTAACTGCCCACAATATTAACAAAAAAAACCTCTCAAAAGCTTCAGGATATATAAAAAGCTTAGTTAGAAATAATTTTGAAAAGCCGGGAACTACTGAGGCAAAAAATGGATATGTAAAAACAATTTTAAAAGAAGAGCAAAGTGCGAAAACAGCGGTAAACGAAAACATCAAAAGCGACTTTTTAAAGAAGACTGTATCAAATATTTCAAAAAGAGAAGAGCTAAAAGTGGCTGCTCAGCGATCTGTAAAATCGAATATTAAAAATATCCACCGTGAAAAAAATGAGCCTAAAGTCATTATTAAAACAGAGAAAGTTTTTACAACAAAATCTGTGCAACAAAATTTGAAAACAGAGGCCAATCAGCAACCATTAGAAATCTCTAAAACTGATAATAAACCAATCGTAAAAGAGATAATTGATTTCAATGTAAATAAAAATCTGAAAGTAAAGTTTGTTTTTACAGATGAGGTTGTTAAGGAAGTCCGTAAGCCAAAAATAAATCAACATCAAGAAAATAAACCTGATAAAACATTTAGTAGAAACGAACCACTTAAAAATTTCTCTTTGAATGAACTTTTAAGAAATAATGGTTTTAGGGGGGAATTCTCAAAATCTGTTAAATCAAATCCTGTAAAAGTAACAACAGGGGAAACTACTGTTGTAAATGATTTGAATTTAACAAACCCGGTTAAGAAAAATGAAAAATCCAGGGTTAACACACATAATGATAAAAGAGAAACTAATTCGTTTTTAAAAGATGATAATTCCTTTGAGAATCAGGTAAAACCAACAAAAAAAATAGAAACTAATTCCGTAACAAAAGAAATCTCAAAAAATACTTTTCAAACCAATTTTTCATCTGAACCAATAAGCGGGAAACCAGAAAAATTACAATCAATTAATGATGAAAACTTTAACAGCAACGTAACAAAAAAAGATTCTCAGAACGAGGTACCTTTGGTGCGTACAGTCGAAGAAGCGATTGTGAGTAATAACCAAGCGCCAAAAGTAACCAATGCAGTTTTTACTAAACCGGTTGTACAGGCCAAGTACATTTCCGGAATTATTCAAAGTTATTATGACTCATCAAACCAGGCATTTACTCAAAGCCAGGTTGTGGTTGATGCCGGTAAAATGGGTAGCCTGGATATACGCCTAAACAAGGATTCAGGCTCACAGACTATTTTAATATTGGTGGAAAATGATACAATTAAAACAGAAATGGCGCGCATTCTACCGCATCTTGCTGAAAGTTTACAAAGCAAAGGTGTGCCAATAAATTCAGTAAATATCGATATTGGACAATCCTGGAATAAAAATAATAAACGGAATAATAATAAAAACAATTCTAAACAAAATCTTTCACAAACAATGGAGGGAATAAATGATAAAGACGCCACCATAAACTCAAAGAAATATTATGGTTATAATACCATGGATATAACCGCATAA
- a CDS encoding flagellar biosynthetic protein FliO, with product MRIVLIIFLLSLAPVIGQEQVKQSGQDSLFLSDGKKLTFSDSLRNAVPKEQTNVSSYLYQVVLVTFFLVLFLIGGLFLYKKFILKNNTPYSSSIKVIARQALSAKQSVVIVVIEGKKYALGVTEQQISLISDLGEVNDQDINSIENQPIGFGQILKKITSKE from the coding sequence ATGAGAATTGTCCTGATAATATTTCTTTTATCTTTGGCGCCTGTAATTGGCCAGGAACAAGTGAAGCAAAGCGGGCAGGATTCGCTTTTTCTTTCTGATGGTAAGAAACTTACATTTTCAGATTCGTTGCGAAATGCAGTACCAAAAGAACAAACCAATGTGAGCAGTTATTTATACCAGGTTGTTCTGGTAACATTTTTCTTAGTTTTGTTTCTAATTGGTGGTCTTTTCCTTTATAAGAAATTCATCTTAAAAAACAATACTCCTTATAGTTCCTCAATTAAAGTTATTGCTCGTCAGGCACTATCGGCAAAACAATCTGTTGTGATTGTTGTTATCGAAGGGAAAAAATATGCATTGGGCGTTACTGAACAACAGATTTCTCTCATCTCGGATTTGGGTGAAGTAAACGATCAGGATATAAATTCTATTGAAAATCAGCCCATCGGTTTTGGACAAATATTAAAAAAAATCACTTCAAAAGAATAA
- the fliN gene encoding flagellar motor switch protein FliN translates to MANRYFQERVEQNINDVQSVINNALNQILNREFEFSLEFSDQADINPIITAESYPSIAVTFTSGPDHKTIQHIILLEPAFLLKFYAWMLMDEPAEEVSDDHFDGLKEGLEQVFGQLKMAVADEKGNFNITGLEVFPAETFDAVNEKVIEGEGSFCNYSLTTEGETYQLKQFMWPENPEMFVEQENPMTEMPQVDDLLSNDPVDIQSAEFGNISYSGTTPGDPQNVSMLLDVELEIRVEIDRKKILVSDLLKLGKGSIVEMDKSAGEPLDVFVNGRKFAEGEVVVVDDRFGIRITQLISPKERVKSLGQAI, encoded by the coding sequence ATGGCGAATAGATATTTTCAAGAAAGGGTTGAGCAAAATATTAATGATGTTCAATCTGTCATAAACAATGCCCTTAACCAAATCCTGAACCGTGAGTTTGAGTTTTCGTTGGAATTCTCAGACCAGGCTGATATTAACCCAATAATTACTGCTGAGTCTTATCCAAGTATTGCAGTTACTTTTACATCAGGACCAGACCACAAAACAATACAACACATTATTCTTCTCGAACCTGCATTCTTATTAAAATTTTATGCCTGGATGTTGATGGATGAACCGGCAGAAGAAGTGTCCGATGATCATTTTGATGGGCTAAAAGAAGGGCTTGAGCAAGTATTTGGTCAGCTTAAAATGGCTGTTGCAGATGAAAAAGGTAATTTCAATATTACTGGTCTTGAAGTTTTTCCTGCTGAAACGTTTGATGCCGTAAATGAAAAGGTTATTGAAGGTGAAGGCTCTTTTTGCAATTACTCCCTAACAACAGAAGGCGAGACTTATCAACTAAAACAGTTTATGTGGCCGGAAAATCCGGAAATGTTTGTAGAACAGGAAAACCCAATGACCGAGATGCCGCAAGTGGATGATTTACTAAGTAACGATCCTGTTGATATTCAAAGTGCTGAATTTGGAAATATATCCTATTCCGGCACAACACCGGGTGATCCTCAAAATGTTTCTATGTTGTTGGATGTTGAATTAGAGATTCGCGTAGAAATTGACCGCAAAAAAATATTGGTTTCTGATTTGTTAAAACTGGGCAAAGGCTCAATCGTTGAAATGGACAAATCAGCAGGTGAGCCGTTAGATGTTTTTGTAAACGGCCGCAAATTTGCAGAGGGTGAAGTAGTTGTTGTGGATGATAGATTTGGAATTCGTATCACACAGTTAATTAGTCCCAAAGAGCGTGTTAAAAGTTTAGGACAGGCTATCTGA
- the fliP gene encoding flagellar type III secretion system pore protein FliP (The bacterial flagellar biogenesis protein FliP forms a type III secretion system (T3SS)-type pore required for flagellar assembly.): MSRKSFLITLFFVLALGSFSETEAQNVLPNLTIGVDQSDKPQDLVPTLQIVFMLTILSLAPSILIMMTSFTRIVVVFHFLRQSLNTQTVPSNQILVGMALFISFFIMRPVIDEINDTALQPYLNEQISQAEALDKAAKPIRAFMLKQTREQDLLLFVDLREDRERPKTVDDIPLSTLIPAFIISELKTAFQIGFLLYLPMLLIDMVVGSVLLSMGMMMLPPVMIAMPFKLLLFVLVDGWYLVVESLVKGF, encoded by the coding sequence ATGTCACGCAAAAGTTTTTTAATCACACTTTTTTTTGTATTGGCCCTTGGCAGTTTTAGCGAAACAGAAGCACAAAACGTTTTGCCAAACCTGACAATTGGAGTGGATCAATCGGATAAGCCGCAAGATCTTGTCCCAACACTGCAAATTGTGTTCATGTTAACAATCCTTAGTCTTGCACCATCCATTTTAATAATGATGACATCCTTTACACGGATTGTAGTGGTTTTCCATTTTTTACGGCAAAGTTTAAACACCCAAACTGTTCCATCTAACCAGATTTTAGTTGGCATGGCCCTGTTTATCTCATTTTTTATTATGCGCCCGGTAATTGATGAAATAAATGACACAGCTTTACAACCATATTTAAATGAGCAAATCTCACAAGCCGAAGCGCTTGATAAAGCTGCCAAACCAATTCGTGCATTTATGTTAAAACAAACCAGGGAGCAAGATCTATTGCTTTTTGTGGATTTGAGGGAAGATCGTGAAAGGCCGAAAACAGTAGATGATATACCACTTTCGACATTAATCCCCGCATTTATTATAAGTGAATTGAAAACGGCATTTCAGATTGGATTTCTGCTTTATTTGCCAATGCTGCTTATAGATATGGTGGTTGGTAGCGTTTTGCTATCCATGGGTATGATGATGCTGCCGCCTGTAATGATTGCAATGCCTTTTAAACTTCTACTGTTTGTTCTTGTTGATGGTTGGTATCTCGTTGTAGAATCTTTAGTAAAAGGATTTTGA
- the fliM gene encoding flagellar motor switch protein FliM, with translation MAKILSQDEIDALLSNVSGEEEELEAEQNQKVSLYDFKHPNLVSKEQMRLLENIHEGVCRNFGVFLSAQLRMIVEMNLLAIDQIMYSEFVMSIAPPSCIYVMKVQNPESSFVLEVNPTLSIFIVERLFGGRGGFVSTVRPISIIEQKIMNRVIDRIGIEINKNWESIAPFNCNINRFESNPEFVQIVPSNEPVVVASMEVKIHGNSTLMNICYPYMMISNIVSTPEVQEKILFGAKEPSEEETDLVKFNLVNTPIHLKSLLGKGKISVDEFINLKNGDVVKLGTRTDQSLPLFANNKHMYNSIVGVHKKRYAVRVLEKIPEEKHYGE, from the coding sequence ATGGCAAAAATATTATCACAAGATGAAATTGATGCGTTGTTATCGAATGTTTCCGGGGAAGAAGAAGAACTGGAGGCAGAACAGAACCAGAAGGTTTCATTATACGATTTTAAACATCCAAACCTTGTTTCAAAAGAGCAGATGCGTTTGCTCGAAAATATCCACGAAGGCGTATGCCGGAATTTCGGTGTCTTTCTCTCCGCACAGCTACGGATGATTGTTGAAATGAATTTATTGGCAATAGACCAGATCATGTATTCAGAATTTGTAATGTCAATTGCGCCGCCAAGCTGCATTTATGTAATGAAAGTCCAAAATCCGGAATCTTCTTTTGTATTAGAAGTAAATCCAACACTTTCTATTTTTATAGTTGAACGACTATTTGGTGGAAGAGGTGGATTCGTCTCTACAGTAAGGCCAATCTCGATTATTGAGCAGAAAATAATGAACCGGGTCATAGACCGAATCGGAATAGAAATAAATAAAAATTGGGAAAGCATTGCACCGTTCAATTGCAATATAAACCGGTTTGAAAGTAACCCTGAATTTGTTCAGATCGTTCCTTCAAATGAACCGGTTGTTGTGGCTTCCATGGAAGTAAAAATCCATGGCAATTCAACTTTAATGAACATCTGCTATCCTTATATGATGATCTCCAATATTGTTTCTACACCTGAGGTTCAGGAAAAAATTCTTTTTGGGGCAAAAGAACCAAGCGAAGAAGAGACAGATCTTGTAAAGTTTAACCTGGTAAATACACCCATCCATTTAAAATCATTACTCGGCAAAGGCAAAATCTCTGTTGATGAATTCATAAATCTTAAAAACGGAGATGTTGTAAAACTTGGTACCCGCACCGACCAGTCTCTGCCTTTATTTGCAAATAATAAACATATGTATAACTCGATAGTTGGCGTTCATAAAAAAAGATACGCTGTACGGGTTTTAGAAAAAATTCCTGAGGAAAAACATTATGGCGAATAG
- a CDS encoding OmpA family protein: MSDEQKEKPELEEPTAPFWMTTYGDMVTLLMVFFILILSFSTIQLEKFKGAMSSMKGALGVLPENISTYKKQQDPNYEDFESKKRQELIDTMNDVEEILEKMGLAEMVDLEFTGEGVMVRMGDDLLFDSGKARIKNQATPVMDIVVQAFKGKFKDIYVEGHTDNIPIKSLKYPSNWELSAARSMSVIKYLNKKGKIPPTKLTAVGHGEHRPLVDNNTRGNRAKNRRVEMFFKM; the protein is encoded by the coding sequence ATGAGCGACGAACAAAAAGAAAAACCAGAACTTGAAGAACCAACCGCACCATTTTGGATGACAACCTATGGTGATATGGTTACATTATTAATGGTGTTCTTTATCTTAATCCTATCATTTTCAACCATCCAGCTAGAAAAATTTAAAGGTGCGATGAGCTCTATGAAAGGGGCATTGGGTGTTTTACCTGAAAACATTAGTACCTACAAAAAACAGCAGGATCCAAATTACGAGGATTTTGAATCTAAAAAGAGGCAAGAGCTAATTGATACCATGAACGATGTGGAAGAAATTTTAGAGAAAATGGGGCTGGCTGAAATGGTTGATCTTGAATTTACAGGGGAAGGTGTAATGGTGCGTATGGGTGATGATTTGCTTTTTGACAGCGGCAAGGCGCGTATAAAAAACCAGGCTACCCCGGTGATGGATATTGTAGTGCAGGCTTTTAAAGGAAAATTTAAAGATATCTATGTAGAAGGTCATACCGATAATATCCCCATTAAAAGTTTAAAATACCCTTCAAACTGGGAACTCTCCGCAGCACGATCTATGAGCGTAATAAAATATTTAAATAAAAAAGGGAAAATCCCACCTACTAAACTGACTGCCGTTGGCCATGGTGAACATAGACCATTGGTTGATAATAATACCCGTGGAAACCGGGCTAAAAATCGCCGGGTGGAAATGTTCTTTAAAATGTAA
- a CDS encoding flagellar basal body-associated FliL family protein, giving the protein MADEVEGKEEVVEEQEPEKKSSKAGLYIAIIVVQLLVAGFLIWKFVMPEYNELTELNDQVAQQEEGAENDEDEEGPKELGLMYKIENLTVNPKGTRGMRYAVFEFSLEVPSEEEMATLDKYKTVLIDNYIAYFRNRTMKDLANDSLLDSLKLDISDIANNVLGDELVNNVYFTRFVLE; this is encoded by the coding sequence ATGGCAGATGAAGTAGAAGGAAAAGAAGAGGTTGTTGAAGAACAGGAACCCGAGAAAAAATCGAGCAAAGCTGGTCTGTATATAGCGATTATTGTGGTACAACTGCTCGTAGCCGGTTTTCTGATTTGGAAATTTGTTATGCCGGAATACAACGAATTAACAGAACTAAATGATCAGGTTGCTCAGCAAGAAGAAGGGGCAGAAAATGATGAAGATGAAGAAGGCCCAAAAGAACTGGGTTTAATGTATAAAATAGAAAACTTAACGGTTAATCCAAAAGGCACTCGTGGTATGCGCTATGCTGTTTTTGAATTTTCCTTGGAAGTTCCCAGTGAGGAGGAAATGGCAACTCTTGATAAATATAAGACGGTTCTTATAGATAATTACATCGCATATTTTAGAAACAGGACAATGAAAGATCTGGCCAATGACTCATTGTTGGATTCTTTGAAATTAGATATCTCAGATATTGCTAATAATGTTTTAGGCGATGAGCTGGTAAACAATGTGTATTTTACTCGTTTTGTATTAGAATAG
- the fliQ gene encoding flagellar biosynthesis protein FliQ, with protein sequence MTVDFVIYIAREALMTALFILMPILGTGLVIGLIIGIFQATTQINEMTLSFVPKIISVFLVIFLFMPWFLDLMMGFMREIFEQVALMGQVKQ encoded by the coding sequence ATGACTGTGGATTTTGTGATTTATATAGCCCGCGAAGCATTGATGACTGCTTTGTTTATTCTAATGCCTATCCTGGGAACAGGATTGGTTATCGGTTTAATCATTGGGATTTTCCAGGCAACAACCCAAATAAACGAAATGACCCTGAGTTTTGTGCCAAAAATCATCTCAGTTTTTTTGGTGATATTTTTGTTTATGCCCTGGTTTCTTGATTTGATGATGGGTTTTATGCGTGAAATTTTTGAACAGGTTGCCTTGATGGGGCAGGTAAAACAATAA
- a CDS encoding motility protein A, producing MELGTVVGLVSGVILVFTTIFLGGEMMSFLDIASFLVVVGGAIAATFVAIPFGDVLSVANITKNAFFGKKIDYVQVIEVVVDLAKKARREGLLAVDKEVNKIENEFLKTGMEMVVDGTEPELIKKVMNTELSYLMDRHSKGQALYTTLGMYSPAFGMIGTLIGLIAMLQNLDDPAAIGPGMAVALITTFYGALIANLVFLPMATKLANMSGSEILEKEMIIEGVLAIQFGEHPNTISRKLLNFIPPKLREGFNGDAKAA from the coding sequence GTGGAACTGGGTACAGTTGTCGGTTTAGTGAGCGGTGTAATACTTGTTTTCACTACTATTTTTCTTGGTGGGGAAATGATGTCATTCCTTGATATCGCATCATTCCTGGTTGTTGTTGGAGGTGCGATTGCCGCTACGTTTGTGGCTATCCCTTTTGGTGATGTGCTTAGCGTGGCCAATATTACAAAAAATGCATTCTTTGGGAAAAAGATTGATTATGTCCAGGTGATTGAAGTTGTAGTTGATTTGGCAAAGAAAGCAAGACGTGAAGGCCTTTTAGCAGTAGATAAGGAAGTTAACAAAATTGAAAATGAGTTTCTGAAAACCGGTATGGAAATGGTGGTTGATGGTACAGAACCGGAGCTAATAAAAAAAGTGATGAATACAGAGCTGTCTTATCTAATGGATCGTCATTCAAAAGGACAGGCTCTTTATACTACACTGGGTATGTATTCTCCGGCATTTGGTATGATTGGTACTTTGATTGGCTTGATTGCCATGCTGCAAAATTTAGATGATCCGGCTGCGATTGGACCTGGTATGGCCGTTGCCTTAATTACAACATTTTATGGTGCTTTGATTGCCAACCTTGTATTTTTACCCATGGCAACAAAGCTGGCAAATATGTCTGGGAGTGAAATTTTAGAAAAAGAAATGATCATCGAAGGTGTGTTGGCAATTCAGTTTGGTGAGCACCCAAATACGATCAGTAGAAAATTACTAAATTTTATACCGCCTAAATTGCGTGAAGGATTTAACGGAGATGCTAAAGCAGCGTAA